From Spiroplasma endosymbiont of Amphimallon solstitiale:
AATTTTGTAGAAAAGTAGTGGTATTAGTAAAATTAGCAAAAATATATTTTTATATGGTATTTTTAATATTAAAGAGGTGATTTTAAATGAATAAAAATACAGTAAAAGAAATTTTAAATAATTTGTCTGATAAAGATTTTATTGAGATTTTTAGAGAAAATAAAACTAGAATTAAACAAATTGAGAAAAAAGAAAAATTCTTTAATTTTTTAGAAAAGTAATTATACATGATAAAGTGTTATTTTTAGAGAATTTTTACACTAAATAATGTTACTTTTAACAAATTTTTAATTAAAAATAATATTTTAAGTGTAAATTGATGAATAATTTTTGGTCATCCATACTTTTCTACATAATTAAAAGAAAAATTTGAAGCAGTCGAACAAAAATTCAAAGAGAAAGGGATTCAATGTCCAGATTGTAGTTCTTTTTTGTGTACTAAATATGGTAGTAAAGATTATAAGCAAAGATATAAATGTAAAAGTTGTAATATTACTTTTCATGCTTTTAAAAATCATTATTTTTATTGAAGTCATTTATCTCATGATCAATGAGATTTATTGATACAAATAGCTACTTTAGGTCAATCTGCTTACATTATTTCTCAATTTATTAATACTACAAATAAAACTGCCTGATTTAATCGTCAAAAATTTATGAAATCAACACAATTAGTAAAAACACAAAATCAATTTGTAAAATTAAAAGCTAGAATTGAAGTTGACGAAACTTTTATCAAAGAAATTCATAAAAGAAACTTTAAAGATCCAAATGATCCAAGAAAACAATGAATTGAAGAAAATGCTAAAGATTTAAATTGTTGTATTCAAATGGCAATTGATGAAAACCGAAATATCTATGCTCAAACAACAAATACTAAAAGATTAAATAAAAAATGAGTACAAGAAAACTTAACATCGAAACTTATCGAAGAAAATTCAATTATAGTTTGTGATATGCAAGTATTATATGATACAGTAGCTAAACAAACTAAATCCACTATCCAGCAGTTTAAATCAAAAGAAAATAAAGAATTAAATTATAAAAAATTAAGTAATTTCAGTAAAATACAATCAAGTTTAAAAGAATTTATTACTCATTACCATGGCATTGGATTTACCAATATTCAAAATTACCTCAATTTATGGAAATGAAAATATCAACACTACGGATTAACCCCTTATCAAAAATCCAATGTGTTATATTTCAGTTTGTAAAAAAAATAAATCCCAAAATTTAATAAAATCAAATTTTAAGTCAAGTTGATGACTTTTTTTATTTTACCACTACTTTTCTACATAATTAAAAAAATTTTCTCTTTTTATTACTTTCATTTCTGATTTAATTTGTGCATATCCATCAGTATTTAGTTTTGCATCAACAATAAAATCAGCACCAATTTGTCCTTTTGTTACTACTGCTGTTTTAATAGGTTTGCTCATTACAATAAACCCTAATGAATATAAAAATATTCGATATGGAATATTAAAAATATTAGCCGGTAAGGTGGCAGCTCCATTATCAAATAGTGCTGTTACTACAGGAATTCCAAAAAATGTTGTTGAAGCAAATACAGTACACATTGCTAATGTATCTTGAATATCCTTATCATATTTAATATAAAAATATTTAGCAACTATTCCCAGTATCATATAGAATAAAAAACCAACTAGTAAAATTGCAACTTGCGTTTTAACTTGCTCTGTTGTTGTATTTGTCATAAAACCATCAAAAGCTAAAGATGGTAAACCAACAACCATAACAATTTTAATTAAAACTGCTTCTCAGTCTTTTTTAATGTCCCTCTCTTCGTTAAAAATCAACCTAAAAAATTACAAATATCGTTGCTAAAATTGTACTTCAAAATCCTCAAGCTTTTAATGTATTTATAACAGCTTGACCAACATCAGCTTGTAAATAAAATTGCATATTTCTTTCTATTTCTCCCTTCTTTAATACTTTCTCCTTTCTCTAAAATCTAAGTATTTTGTAACTACTTATGTGTTATTATATAACTTTCAAATAAAAAATAAAACTAATTTACCAAATTTTCAATATTGTGTATAGAGTAATAAATTTGGTAAATTAAAGTTGTAATATTTTTTTTAAAGTTATAGATCCATTCTTTTCATAGTTCTAGCTGGTGATTTTTGTCTATTATCTTCTTCTGGAATAAATCCATTTACTCTAGTTTCACTAGCTTCTTTTTCTAACTCTTTTAGTTTATTTTTTCATTCTTGAAATTCTGATCATATTTCTTTTGTTTTTTCTTCGGATTCAATTTGATACTTTTCTTTTTTATTTTCAGTAAAAACATCTTTTATTTTTTTTATATGTTTAGGTTCTAAATATTTTGAAAATGCAATATTTTCTTGTCATTTTTCGTTTCATTGATTAATTGATTGGTAATATTTTTTTGAAAACTTATTTCTTTTAAACTTTCGATTTAATTCTTTTTTTAAAGTTTTAAAAGTTTTTGGTTCATTTTTTTCTCTAGTTTGTTGCAAACAATTTAAAATTCTTTTTTCTATTGCTTCTTTTGAATTTAAAAATATGTCTTTTAAATATTGAACTTCTTCTTCTAAATTATTTGATCTATTTTCTAGTTCTTTTATTTTCTGTTCTAATTCAAGTTGATACTTGTCTTTTACATTTGAAAACATTACTGTTCTTAATTTTTTAGCACATTCACATAAAATTTTGTAACAAATACCAGCAATAGTAAAAGGTAATCAACCCATAATAGCACTTGACACAACAAATATACTAATCATTGGTGTGATAATTATTTTAGCAATAGGAGATGTAGCACCCCACACAATAAAAAATATAAAACCATGAAAAA
This genomic window contains:
- a CDS encoding AEC family transporter, translated to MIFNEERDIKKDWEAVLIKIVMVVGLPSLAFDGFMTNTTTEQVKTQVAILLVGFLFYMILGIVAKYFYIKYDKDIQDTLAMCTVFASTTFFGIPVVTALFDNGAATLPANIFNIPYRIFLYSLGFIVMSKPIKTAVVTKGQIGADFIVDAKLNTDGYAQIKSEMKVIKRENFFNYVEK
- a CDS encoding transposase — its product is MQCPDCSSFLCTKYGSKDYKQRYKCKSCNITFHAFKNHYFYWSHLSHDQWDLLIQIATLGQSAYIISQFINTTNKTAWFNRQKFMKSTQLVKTQNQFVKLKARIEVDETFIKEIHKRNFKDPNDPRKQWIEENAKDLNCCIQMAIDENRNIYAQTTNTKRLNKKWVQENLTSKLIEENSIIVCDMQVLYDTVAKQTKSTIQQFKSKENKELNYKKLSNFSKIQSSLKEFITHYHGIGFTNIQNYLNLWKWKYQHYGLTPYQKSNVLYFSL